The Halalkalibacter krulwichiae genome has a segment encoding these proteins:
- a CDS encoding DUF1934 domain-containing protein, with product MNKAIKRSVKMRFQNKINYGDHSDAYEFTTRGELFHKGRQDYLRFEEALSDSEKVQTTMKWDGRELMLIRQGTILMRQGFVVGEETFGRYVTPDASWETTAITDKLLVQWPSGKTRGKIKLTYKFLLQGQETGTHEVRLTLEEDTTK from the coding sequence ATGAATAAAGCGATAAAACGATCTGTCAAAATGAGATTTCAAAACAAAATTAATTATGGCGATCATAGTGATGCCTACGAATTTACAACACGCGGTGAGCTTTTTCACAAAGGAAGGCAAGATTACTTGCGGTTTGAAGAGGCGTTATCTGATTCAGAAAAAGTCCAAACTACGATGAAGTGGGATGGACGAGAGCTGATGTTGATTCGACAAGGAACGATTTTAATGCGTCAAGGTTTCGTTGTTGGCGAAGAAACATTCGGACGATATGTTACGCCTGATGCTTCATGGGAAACAACAGCGATTACGGATAAATTACTCGTGCAATGGCCATCAGGTAAAACACGTGGGAAAATTAAGTTAACGTATAAATTTTTATTGCAAGGCCAGGAAACAGGGACGCATGAAGTCCGGTTGACATTAGAGGAGGATACGACTAAATGA
- the speE gene encoding spermidine synthase, translating to MELWYTEKQTERFGITAKIKQTLHTEQTEFQKLDMIETEEFGNMLVLDGMVMTTEKDEFVYHEMVAHVPLFTHPNPKHVLVVGGGDGGVIREVLKHPSVEKATLVEIDGKVIEYSKKYLPTIAGALEDSRVDVQVDDGFMHIAKAENQYDVIMVDSTEPVGPAVKLFEKGFYEGISRALKEDGIFVAQTDNPWFQKELVSKVHSDVKEIFPITRLYTANIPTYPSGLWTFTIGSKKHDPLTVEKSRFHDIETKYYTKELHTACFALPKFVADLIK from the coding sequence ATGGAATTATGGTATACAGAAAAACAAACAGAGCGTTTTGGAATCACTGCAAAAATAAAACAGACACTTCATACGGAACAAACAGAATTTCAAAAACTGGATATGATTGAAACAGAAGAGTTCGGAAATATGCTTGTATTAGATGGAATGGTCATGACAACGGAGAAAGATGAATTTGTCTATCATGAAATGGTGGCACATGTTCCACTATTCACTCACCCGAATCCGAAACACGTTCTTGTAGTTGGTGGAGGAGACGGGGGCGTTATTCGTGAAGTTCTTAAACATCCATCTGTAGAAAAAGCAACATTAGTTGAGATTGACGGGAAAGTCATTGAGTATTCAAAAAAGTACTTACCAACCATTGCAGGTGCTTTAGAAGACTCGCGTGTTGATGTACAAGTTGACGACGGCTTTATGCATATTGCAAAAGCAGAGAATCAGTACGACGTCATCATGGTTGACTCAACAGAACCAGTAGGCCCAGCGGTTAAATTATTTGAAAAGGGATTCTACGAAGGCATCTCAAGAGCACTAAAAGAAGATGGAATCTTCGTTGCTCAAACAGACAACCCATGGTTTCAGAAAGAATTAGTAAGCAAAGTACACAGTGATGTAAAAGAAATATTCCCGATCACTCGACTATACACAGCCAACATTCCAACATACCCAAGCGGACTTTGGACGTTCACAATCGGATCAAAAAAGCACGACCCATTAACAGTAGAAAAAAGCCGTTTCCACGACATTGAAACGAAATACTACACAAAAGAACTACACACAGCATGCTTCGCACTACCAAAATTCGTAGCAGACCTAATAAAATAA